The uncultured Methanobrevibacter sp. DNA window AATCAATGAATATAGTTAAAAAACCACATGATGTGAAATTAATAACTATTAACTAAATACCACATTTTAGGAAATAGAATCACTATTTCCATATTTTTCTTATTTTTCAAAACTTTTTGTTTAATCGGCTTATTGCTAAACTTAAACTATCCTTCAAATCGCAAAAAATTCATAAATAATATATAATATAATAAACAGAAATATTATAGAATTTAGAAATTGGAGGATAAAAATGAATATCGATATGGATAATTATTATAGTACTAGAAAAAATGTATTCGAAAGAATTGAAGATGCTAGTACTGCAACTAAATTACTCATGTCATTAATGATGGCATGTTTTACAGGTATAATGGCTCAAATTATTATCCCACTCCCATGGACTCCAGTTCCTATAACTGCACAAACATTTGCAGTATTATGTTCTGGTTTACTTTTAGGTAAAAAATATGGATGTTTAAGCCAAATATTATATGTTGTTTTAGGTATTGCATTTATTCCATGGTTTGGTGGAATGACCGGGGGTATTGAAGTACTCCTCGGATCAACTGGAGGATTCTTAATCGGATTTATAATTGCATCATACTTCATTGGAGCAATTAGAGACAAATATGCAGATGCCCGTAACTTTACAAAAATGGCACTAGTAATCGGTGTTGCAAACTTTGCATTAATTTACATTCCAGGTCTTGCAGGCCTTGCATTATGGTCCAGTTATGCAGGAGCACCATTAGGAATAATCGATTTATTAATGATGGGTCTTGTTCCATTTATTGCTGGAGATATTGTTAAAATTTTAGGTGCAGCCTCTGTATCTAAAGCATTTTTACCAAAAGACTAAAAAGGTTTCAAACCTTTTCTTTTTTTATTTATTTTACTGATATTATGAAACTTGTTTTACGAGGTCATCATTTATTATGCCTCCAAGGTTTTCAGGGATATGGCTATGACGATGATTTTGTTAAAAATATGACTAAAATCAATCAAGCTAGAAAATCAGAAGGCACAACCATTTCAATTACAAACAGACCGGACGACATCTGCAGATCTTGCCCAAATTTGAAAGATAATTTATGTCAAAATCATAATGAAAACGAAAAAATCGTATCAATGGATAATGAAGTGTTATCTGAATTTGACCAAACTACGGAATATGATAGCATAGATTTATTTAAAAAAGTTGAAAACATATTTAATTCAAAAGAAAGGGTGAGTAAAATATGTTCTAAATGCATATGGCATGACAAATGTTTGTTTTATCAAAAACTATGAACCGATACTTTTAAATACTACATGATAAAGATATATTAAATGTTGTAATACAACAAATATAGTCCCGTAGGGTAGTGGTAATCCTTCTAGGCTTTGGACCCGGAGACGGCGGTTCGACTCCGCTCGGGACTATTTCAATTAACTATTTTTTATGATATTTTATGGAAAAGCTATTACTTATTGGAATTGATACTAGAAGTATGCTTAACAGTGCTTTAAAGCTCAATTATACGATTTATTCTACAAGTTACTTTTCAACTTCAGACACCCCAATTATTGAAAATCAAAAAATTATCCTAAAGGAAGAGGATGGAGTGAGCTGTGGTGTATTTGAAGATAAATTCAATAGCGAAAATATTTTAGAAATTTCCAGGGATTACCTTGATGAAGTCGACTACATCATACCCATTTCAGGAATCTCCCCATCTGATTTTTCAAAAGGACATAAAAAAAAGATTTTAGGAAATAAGAATGTTAAGGATATTGAAAACAAATATAATTTTTATGAAAAAATCAAAGATGAATTCTTAACTCCAATGACTTTTAATGTAATTGATATAGATGAAGCATTTGAAATAAGTAAAAATTATCAGAATATTCAATTTATTTTAAAACCCGTGCAAGGAAGTGGTGGGTATGATATCAACATGTTAAATAAAAACACATATATTCAATTTAACAAAGGCGAATTTATTCTTCAGGAATATGTCTCCGGAATCAATTTAAGTTCATCAGTTCTTGCAAGTAAAGATAGTGCAAAAACAATAATGAATTCAAGATTATTGACAATTAACGATTTTGAAAAAAATAACAGTTTTATATATGTCGGAAATATTCTGCCTTTAACCAAAAAATCCATTATGGCCAATGTAAAAGATATCAACAAAATAAATGACAAGATGACCAACACATCCCAGGATTTAGCAGAAAAATTCAAATTGATTGGCTCTAATGGCGTGGACTATATTCTTAATGAAAATGGACTATATGTAATCGAAATGAATCCCAGACTTCAGGGAACATTTGAATGCGTAGAAAAATCATTGGGAATAAATATGCTCAATGCACATATAAAAGCATGTTTTGGAGAGATTATTGAAATTCCTAAAGCACAATATTATTCCTATAAAAAAATCATTTATTCACCGACAAGAATGAAATATGAAAAAATAGATTTAGAAAATATTTATGATACACCACATATCGGATCGATAACTGAAAAATCAGAACCTTTACTCACAATAATTGACAAAGATAAAGATTTTGAAAAATTATATGAAAAAGTAGAATCAGCAAGTAAAAAGGTGAATGAGTTAGCTAAAAAAAGCCAACAAGGTGCAAAATAAATATTATTGCTCCAATTGTTATCAAAAAAGTAGTTGCAATCATTGCATAAGTCATCCACATGAATACTCTAGCTTTATTATCAGGGTCTTTCATAAACTGGTCAATTGGATTTCTTTTCATTTTAAACACACTTTCTACAAATTTCTAGTAAAAAAATATTTTACAGTAACGATTTTAAATAAACTTTTTTTAAAAATAAATTAATTTTAAAACTTTAATTAAAAAATAATAAAAAAATAGAAGAAAATGAGAAGTATTAAGAAAAATTTAAGCTTCTACATTTTTAGCTGCTTCAGCTTCAGCAGCCGCTTTTTCATTCTTCTCAATAGTGGATCTAATCATTTTCAATCTTACGAAGTTTTCCCTTTCCATTTCTTGGAGTCTCATATCAATATACTTTTCAGTATTTTGGAATCTTGGAATCATAATATGTTCCAAAGCATTTACCCTACGTTTAGTAGCTTCGATTTCTTCAGCGAGTAAGAAAATTGTTTTTTCTACTTCACCCAGTTCGATTAAGTACTTAACAGATTCCTCATATTTTTTAGCAGCTTCGTCTAATTGAATAGTAGTGTCGGAGAATCCATAACCTCTGTCAATAATGGACCTTTCTTCCATTTTGACATCTGTAACAGGTACTGCAACACCCATAACGCTTCTTGAAGTAATATCAACATCAATAGATTCTTTTACAGATAATGCTGCTTTTCTAACAGCTAAATCACCCATTGCAATTTGAGCTTCAAGTAAAGCTTCATTTGCTTCACTTAGACTTTTTTCTGCGTTTTCACGAATACCTTTGACACGATCCAAGATATCAAAAAACTCTTTAATTAAAGCGTCCCTTTTCTCTTTAAGCAAACCATGCCCTTTAACAGCAAGTTTTGTCCTATTCTTAAGGGACAATAATTCCATACGAGTTGGATTAATTCCATCTATAATATCTTGTGCCATTTAATCACCTACATATACTGTAATGAGACTAGTCATCTTTTGGAAGGTATTGTTCAACAAATTCTTCTTTAACCCTTTTGAGTTCAGTTTTAGGTAAGATTTTAAGTAAACTCCAACCAAGATCTAAAGTTTCAAAGATGGTTCTGTCTTCATCTTTACTTTGGGTAATGAATTGGTCTTCAAATGCTTGAGCAAATTCTAAGAATTTTTGATCCCTTTCAGTAAGTGCTTCTTCCCCTACAACCGCAACGAGGTCTCTTAATTCACGACCTTCTGCATATGCAGAATAAAGTTGGTCAGATACACCACTGTGGTCATCCCTAGTTTTTTCGCCTCCAATACCACCACTCATCAAACGAGAAAGTGAAGGAAGTACATCTACAGGAGGGTAAATACCTTTCCTTGAGATTTCCCTACTTAATACAATTTGTCCTTCAGTAATATAACCGGTTAAGTCCGGAATTGGGTGGGTAATATCGTCTTGAGGCATAACTAAGATAGGCATTTGAGTAATTGAACCTTCTTTACCATCGATACGTCCTGCTCTTTCATAAATACCAGCAAGGTCAGTGTACATGTATCCAGGATAACCTCTTCTTCCAGGTACTTCTTCTCTTGCTGCAGAAATTTCCCTTAAAGCTTCACAGTAGTTAGTCATATCTGTTAAGATAACTAATACTTGCATACCTAATGTAAATGCATAGTATTCAGCAGTAGTCAAAGCCATTTTTGGAGTTAAGATTCTTTCAATAGCAGGGTCGTCTGCTAAGTTCATGAATACTGTTAATTTTTCTAAAGCTCCAGTACGTTCGAAATCTCTCATAAAGAAGTTTGCTTCTTCGTTTGTAATACCCATAGCAGCGAAAATTACTGCAAACTCATCGTCTGCACCTAATACTTTAGCTTGTCTTGCAATTTGTACAGCTAAATCGTTGTGAGGTAAACCAGATCCTGAGAAAATAGGAAGTTTTTGTCCTCTTACTAATGTGTTCATTCCGTCAATGGTAGAGATACCAGTTTGAATAAATTCTTCAGGGAATTCACGAGAAGCAGGGTTCATTGGTGCCCCGTTAATATCTAATTCTTCATCAGGAATAATTTCTGGTCCGCCGTCGATAGGTTTACCAATACCGTTAAAGATACGTCCCATCATGTCTCTGGATACACCGATTTTTGCGGTTTGACCGGTAAATCTGGTTTTGGTATCTTTAGTGTTTAAGTCATTGGTTCCTTCGAAAACCTGAATAACAGCAACATCTTTAGTTACTTCCAGAACTTGTCCACTTCTTTTTTCACCAGTAGGTGTTTCAATATCTACAATTTCATTGTAACCAACGCCTTCTACTCCTTCAACAACCATTAAAGGACCTGAGACTTCAGATACAGTAGTATATTCTCTAGTTTTAATATTTGTATTCATTTTTAAGCCTCACTGCATTGTTTAGTAATTGCGGATTGAATTTCTTCAATTTTTGCATCAAATTCATCTTGTGGGA harbors:
- a CDS encoding biotin transporter BioY gives rise to the protein MDMDNYYSTRKNVFERIEDASTATKLLMSLMMACFTGIMAQIIIPLPWTPVPITAQTFAVLCSGLLLGKKYGCLSQILYVVLGIAFIPWFGGMTGGIEVLLGSTGGFLIGFIIASYFIGAIRDKYADARNFTKMALVIGVANFALIYIPGLAGLALWSSYAGAPLGIIDLLMMGLVPFIAGDIVKILGAASVSKAFLPKD
- a CDS encoding DUF1284 domain-containing protein; translation: MKLVLRGHHLLCLQGFQGYGYDDDFVKNMTKINQARKSEGTTISITNRPDDICRSCPNLKDNLCQNHNENEKIVSMDNEVLSEFDQTTEYDSIDLFKKVENIFNSKERVSKICSKCIWHDKCLFYQKL
- a CDS encoding ATP-grasp domain-containing protein — translated: MEKLLLIGIDTRSMLNSALKLNYTIYSTSYFSTSDTPIIENQKIILKEEDGVSCGVFEDKFNSENILEISRDYLDEVDYIIPISGISPSDFSKGHKKKILGNKNVKDIENKYNFYEKIKDEFLTPMTFNVIDIDEAFEISKNYQNIQFILKPVQGSGGYDINMLNKNTYIQFNKGEFILQEYVSGINLSSSVLASKDSAKTIMNSRLLTINDFEKNNSFIYVGNILPLTKKSIMANVKDINKINDKMTNTSQDLAEKFKLIGSNGVDYILNENGLYVIEMNPRLQGTFECVEKSLGINMLNAHIKACFGEIIEIPKAQYYSYKKIIYSPTRMKYEKIDLENIYDTPHIGSITEKSEPLLTIIDKDKDFEKLYEKVESASKKVNELAKKSQQGAK
- a CDS encoding V-type ATP synthase subunit D, which translates into the protein MAQDIIDGINPTRMELLSLKNRTKLAVKGHGLLKEKRDALIKEFFDILDRVKGIRENAEKSLSEANEALLEAQIAMGDLAVRKAALSVKESIDVDITSRSVMGVAVPVTDVKMEERSIIDRGYGFSDTTIQLDEAAKKYEESVKYLIELGEVEKTIFLLAEEIEATKRRVNALEHIMIPRFQNTEKYIDMRLQEMERENFVRLKMIRSTIEKNEKAAAEAEAAKNVEA
- a CDS encoding V-type ATP synthase subunit B, translating into MNTNIKTREYTTVSEVSGPLMVVEGVEGVGYNEIVDIETPTGEKRSGQVLEVTKDVAVIQVFEGTNDLNTKDTKTRFTGQTAKIGVSRDMMGRIFNGIGKPIDGGPEIIPDEELDINGAPMNPASREFPEEFIQTGISTIDGMNTLVRGQKLPIFSGSGLPHNDLAVQIARQAKVLGADDEFAVIFAAMGITNEEANFFMRDFERTGALEKLTVFMNLADDPAIERILTPKMALTTAEYYAFTLGMQVLVILTDMTNYCEALREISAAREEVPGRRGYPGYMYTDLAGIYERAGRIDGKEGSITQMPILVMPQDDITHPIPDLTGYITEGQIVLSREISRKGIYPPVDVLPSLSRLMSGGIGGEKTRDDHSGVSDQLYSAYAEGRELRDLVAVVGEEALTERDQKFLEFAQAFEDQFITQSKDEDRTIFETLDLGWSLLKILPKTELKRVKEEFVEQYLPKDD